In the Kribbella sp. NBC_00482 genome, one interval contains:
- a CDS encoding molybdopterin molybdotransferase MoeA, whose product MTQPDATTAGIPSGVRDGFDKREWVGEGGPVEDGPGRTAAERRARRDEVPWDVARALAHAVARPGAVVRRGLDEADGCVLATPLVSPVAVPPVDRAAMDGYAVRGAGPWCVVGQVKAGTADPGELADGQATGIVTGAAMPAGATSVVRSEDATVTGDRLHGPSEDGRHIRRAGEECRPGDQLLPAGVVIDPAVLGLAATLGLNRLTVIAPPTVAAVITGDELVRQGPSTPGRVRDAIGPMLPGLITRSGAEPAASVLHLPDSLDQLVSALRETQADLILVSGSSASGPADHLRPALKALGAELIVDGVACRPGHPQALAQLPDGRLVIGLPGNPFAALVAFLTLGVAAITRMRGLPLPELTNIAVPGGIPCHPTSTRLVPVRLTAQGAVPVGHGGAAMLRGPATADALAVVAPGPAEAIAARLLPLNPGDRPWGG is encoded by the coding sequence ATGACCCAGCCCGACGCGACCACGGCGGGCATACCGTCCGGCGTGCGGGATGGGTTCGACAAGCGGGAGTGGGTCGGAGAGGGTGGGCCTGTGGAGGACGGGCCTGGGCGTACAGCTGCTGAACGTCGGGCACGGCGGGATGAGGTTCCGTGGGACGTGGCTCGGGCGTTGGCGCATGCCGTGGCGCGACCGGGAGCCGTCGTACGGCGCGGGCTCGATGAGGCGGACGGGTGCGTGCTGGCGACGCCGCTGGTGTCGCCGGTTGCGGTGCCGCCGGTGGATCGGGCGGCGATGGACGGGTACGCCGTACGTGGTGCCGGGCCGTGGTGCGTGGTCGGTCAGGTGAAGGCCGGGACCGCGGATCCGGGTGAGCTGGCGGACGGTCAGGCGACCGGGATCGTCACCGGCGCGGCGATGCCGGCCGGGGCCACCTCCGTCGTGCGCTCGGAAGACGCCACCGTGACGGGCGACCGATTGCACGGACCATCCGAGGACGGGCGGCACATCCGGCGCGCGGGCGAGGAGTGCCGGCCTGGCGACCAGTTGCTGCCGGCAGGAGTTGTCATCGACCCGGCGGTCCTTGGGCTGGCCGCGACCCTCGGCCTCAACCGCCTGACGGTCATCGCCCCACCCACAGTCGCCGCCGTGATCACCGGCGACGAACTGGTCCGCCAAGGTCCGTCCACCCCCGGCCGAGTCCGCGACGCCATCGGTCCCATGCTCCCCGGCCTGATCACCCGCTCCGGCGCCGAACCAGCAGCTTCGGTGCTGCACTTGCCGGACTCGCTGGATCAGTTGGTGAGTGCGCTGCGGGAGACCCAGGCCGATCTCATCCTCGTCTCCGGCTCCTCCGCTTCGGGACCGGCCGATCATCTCCGGCCGGCGCTCAAGGCGCTGGGCGCCGAGCTGATCGTCGACGGAGTTGCTTGCCGTCCAGGGCATCCGCAAGCGCTCGCACAATTGCCGGACGGACGCCTCGTGATCGGCCTCCCCGGCAACCCGTTCGCCGCGCTTGTCGCGTTCCTCACGCTGGGCGTCGCAGCCATCACCCGCATGCGCGGCCTCCCACTCCCCGAGCTCACCAACATCGCAGTCCCCGGCGGCATCCCCTGCCACCCCACCAGCACCCGACTCGTCCCGGTCCGCCTCACCGCACAAGGCGCCGTACCCGTAGGCCACGGCGGCGCCGCCATGCTCCGCGGCCCCGCCACCGCCGACGCCCTCGCCGTAGTAGCCCCCGGCCCCGCCGAAGCCATAGCCGCCCGCCTCCTCCCCCTCAACCCCGGAGACCGGCCGTGGGGCGGTTGA
- a CDS encoding formate dehydrogenase subunit delta yields the protein MSGGVPPHVRLANEIAAQFAHRPPADAATAIANHMNAVWDPRMKQALIAHVASGATDLDPAAALAAQQLQAPA from the coding sequence ATGAGCGGCGGCGTACCTCCGCACGTGCGGTTGGCGAACGAGATCGCCGCCCAGTTCGCACACCGTCCGCCCGCAGACGCCGCGACTGCCATCGCCAACCACATGAACGCCGTCTGGGACCCTCGCATGAAGCAGGCCCTGATCGCCCACGTCGCCTCCGGCGCCACCGACCTCGACCCCGCCGCAGCCCTGGCCGCCCAGCAACTCCAGGCCCCCGCATGA
- the fdhF gene encoding formate dehydrogenase subunit alpha: MSLLKEPDFGTPARAGEATTSLTIDGVTVQVPPGTSVMRAAKEAGVDVPKLCATDNLEAFGSCRLCVVEIDGVKGTPASCTTPCRDGMVVRTQNERLGKLRRGVMELYISDHPLDCLTCSANGDCELQDMAGVTGLREVRFGSGVEAGANHMDLPTDSSNPYFDFEASKCIACSRCVRACDEVQGTLALTIEGRGFDSKVAAGAGVSFFDSDCVSCGACVQACPTATLQEKSVVELGMPTRTVLTTCAYCGVGCSFKAELRGDELVRMVPYKNGGANEGHSCVKGRFAFGYASHPDRVLEPMVRNTISEPWRKVSWEEAISFTASRLREIQAAHGQGSIGAITSSRTTNEEVYAVQKMVRAVFGNNNVDTCARVCHSPTGYGLKQTFGESAGTQDFRSVDEADVILVIGSNPTDAHPVFASRMKQRLRQGAQLIVIDPRRIDLVRSPHIEAAYHLELSPGTNVAIINALAHVVVTEGLVDREFVASRCEDFEAWETFIAQPEHSPEAVAEIAGVPAEKIREAARLYATGGNAAIYYGLGVTEHSQGSTMVMGMANLAMATGNIGRPGVGVNPMRGQNNVQGSCDMGSFPHELPGYRHVSNEDVRDIYEKLWGTPILDEPGLRIPNMFDAAIEGSFKALFVQGEDIAQSDPNTQHVFAALGALELLVVQDLFVNETAKFAHVLLPGTSFLEKDGTFTNAERRINRVRPIMAPQTGKQEWEIICEISQAMGYPMHYDSAAQIMDEIAVTTPTFMGVSFGKLDELGSIQWPCNLEHPSGTPIMHENEFTRGKGRFMETVYVPTSERSTRKFPLILTTGRILSQYNVGAQTRRTANVAWHAEDVLEIHPHDAEVRGITHGDMVALSSRVGRTELRATISDRMPVGVCYTTFHHPVSGANVVTTENSDWATNCPEYKVTAVQVDLIPEPVADESTREPVVAGGNR, translated from the coding sequence ATGAGCCTGCTCAAGGAACCTGACTTCGGTACGCCGGCCCGCGCCGGTGAAGCCACGACCTCGTTGACCATCGACGGCGTGACCGTTCAGGTTCCACCAGGGACGTCGGTGATGCGGGCGGCGAAGGAGGCGGGCGTCGACGTACCGAAGTTGTGCGCGACCGACAACCTGGAGGCGTTCGGGTCGTGCCGCCTGTGCGTGGTCGAGATCGACGGCGTGAAAGGTACGCCGGCCTCGTGTACGACGCCGTGCCGCGACGGGATGGTCGTCCGGACCCAGAACGAGCGGCTCGGGAAGCTGCGCCGCGGCGTGATGGAGCTGTACATCTCCGATCACCCGCTCGACTGCCTCACCTGCTCGGCGAACGGTGACTGCGAGCTGCAGGACATGGCCGGCGTCACCGGGCTGCGCGAGGTCCGCTTCGGCTCCGGCGTCGAGGCCGGCGCCAACCACATGGACCTGCCGACCGATTCCTCCAACCCGTACTTCGACTTCGAGGCGTCCAAGTGCATCGCGTGCTCGCGGTGCGTGCGCGCGTGTGACGAAGTACAGGGAACGCTGGCGCTGACGATCGAGGGGCGTGGGTTCGATTCCAAGGTCGCGGCCGGTGCCGGCGTGTCGTTCTTCGATTCGGACTGTGTGTCCTGTGGCGCGTGCGTGCAGGCCTGTCCGACCGCGACGTTGCAGGAGAAGTCGGTGGTCGAGCTCGGGATGCCGACGCGGACCGTGCTGACGACCTGCGCGTACTGCGGTGTCGGGTGCTCGTTCAAGGCCGAGCTCCGGGGTGACGAGCTGGTCCGGATGGTGCCGTACAAGAACGGCGGCGCGAACGAGGGCCACTCGTGTGTGAAGGGCCGGTTCGCGTTCGGGTACGCCTCACACCCGGACCGGGTGCTGGAGCCGATGGTGCGGAACACGATTTCGGAACCGTGGCGGAAAGTTTCCTGGGAAGAAGCGATCTCGTTCACCGCGAGCCGGCTCCGGGAGATCCAGGCCGCGCACGGGCAGGGCTCGATCGGCGCGATCACCTCGTCGCGAACCACGAACGAGGAGGTGTACGCGGTCCAGAAAATGGTCCGCGCAGTTTTCGGAAACAACAACGTCGACACCTGCGCGCGGGTCTGCCACTCGCCGACCGGGTACGGGCTGAAGCAGACCTTCGGGGAATCCGCCGGAACGCAGGATTTCCGTTCCGTCGACGAGGCCGACGTGATCCTGGTGATCGGGTCGAACCCGACCGACGCGCACCCGGTGTTCGCGTCCCGGATGAAGCAGCGGCTCCGGCAGGGCGCGCAACTGATCGTGATCGACCCGCGCCGGATCGACCTGGTCCGGTCGCCGCACATCGAGGCGGCGTACCACCTCGAGCTCAGCCCGGGCACGAACGTCGCGATCATCAACGCGCTCGCGCACGTCGTCGTGACCGAGGGCCTCGTCGACCGCGAGTTCGTCGCGAGCCGGTGCGAGGACTTCGAGGCCTGGGAGACGTTCATCGCGCAGCCCGAACACAGCCCGGAGGCAGTGGCCGAGATCGCCGGCGTACCGGCGGAGAAGATCCGCGAAGCGGCCCGGCTGTACGCGACCGGCGGGAACGCGGCGATCTACTACGGTCTCGGCGTCACCGAGCACAGCCAGGGCTCGACCATGGTGATGGGGATGGCGAACCTCGCGATGGCGACCGGCAACATCGGCCGGCCGGGCGTCGGGGTGAACCCGATGCGCGGGCAGAACAACGTGCAGGGCTCGTGCGACATGGGTTCGTTCCCGCACGAACTGCCCGGGTACCGGCACGTGTCGAACGAGGACGTCCGCGACATCTACGAGAAGTTGTGGGGTACGCCGATCCTCGACGAGCCCGGGCTGCGGATCCCGAACATGTTCGACGCCGCCATCGAGGGCTCGTTCAAGGCGCTGTTCGTCCAGGGCGAGGACATCGCGCAGTCCGATCCGAACACGCAGCATGTGTTCGCGGCGCTGGGTGCGCTGGAGTTGCTCGTCGTACAGGACCTGTTCGTCAACGAGACCGCGAAGTTCGCGCACGTGTTGTTGCCGGGGACATCGTTCCTGGAGAAGGACGGAACGTTCACCAACGCGGAACGGCGGATCAACCGGGTGCGGCCGATCATGGCGCCGCAGACCGGCAAGCAGGAGTGGGAGATCATCTGCGAGATCTCGCAGGCGATGGGCTACCCGATGCACTACGACTCGGCGGCGCAGATCATGGACGAGATCGCGGTGACGACGCCGACGTTCATGGGGGTGTCGTTCGGCAAGCTCGACGAGCTCGGGTCGATCCAGTGGCCGTGCAACCTCGAGCACCCGTCGGGTACGCCGATCATGCACGAGAACGAGTTCACCCGCGGCAAGGGACGGTTCATGGAGACCGTGTACGTGCCGACGTCGGAGCGGTCGACGCGAAAGTTCCCGTTGATCCTGACCACCGGGCGGATCCTGTCGCAGTACAACGTGGGGGCGCAGACCCGGCGTACGGCGAACGTCGCGTGGCATGCCGAGGACGTGCTGGAGATCCATCCGCACGACGCCGAGGTGCGCGGCATCACGCACGGGGACATGGTGGCGTTGTCGAGCCGGGTCGGGCGGACCGAGTTGCGCGCGACCATCTCGGACCGGATGCCGGTGGGCGTGTGCTACACCACGTTCCACCATCCGGTGAGCGGCGCGAACGTCGTCACCACGGAGAACTCCGACTGGGCCACCAACTGCCCCGAGTACAAGGTCACCGCTGTCCAGGTCGACCTGATCCCGGAGCCCGTCGCCGACGAGTCCACTCGTGAGCCTGTCGTTGCTGGTGGCAATCGATGA
- a CDS encoding formate dehydrogenase beta subunit: MTVRVFVPRDSAACSVGADEVAERIAAAGGAEVVRTGSRGMLWLEPLVEVETAAGRVGYGPVAPEDVDGLIAAGMLSGGGDSLGLVEELPWMKRQQRLTFQRVGVVDPLSTADYVAHGGTRGLLATLAMTPADVVETVVDSGLRGRGGAGFPTGIKWRTVLGADADLKFVCCNADEGDSGTYADRMLIEGDPFTLIEGMTIAAYAVGAAEGYVYLRSEYPDAVATLKDAIERARDEGWLGPDILGSGFGFDLHVRVGAGAYICGEETSMLESLEGKRGMVRAKPPIPALEGLFGRPTVVNNVLSLATVPTILAHGAAEYAAYGTGRSLGTSVFQLGGNVARGGIVETAFGITLGELVNDFGGGTSSGRPIRAVQVGGPLGAYLPVEQFDLPMDYEAFAAAGAMVGHGGIVVFDETVDMAAMARFAFEFCAAESCGKCTPCRVGAVRGVETIDRIVSGTDRTKNLVVLEDLCELMTDGSLCAMGGLTPMPVRSAVRHFGEDFHV, translated from the coding sequence ATGACGGTGCGAGTGTTTGTACCGCGCGACTCGGCCGCTTGCTCTGTCGGAGCGGACGAGGTTGCCGAGCGGATCGCCGCGGCTGGTGGTGCTGAGGTTGTCCGCACCGGGTCTCGCGGGATGCTGTGGTTGGAGCCGTTGGTAGAAGTCGAGACGGCCGCGGGACGGGTGGGGTACGGACCTGTTGCGCCGGAGGATGTGGACGGGCTGATTGCCGCCGGGATGCTGTCCGGTGGTGGCGACTCGCTCGGGCTCGTCGAGGAGTTGCCGTGGATGAAGCGGCAGCAGCGGCTGACGTTTCAGCGGGTGGGCGTGGTCGATCCGTTGTCGACCGCGGACTACGTGGCGCACGGCGGGACGCGCGGTTTGCTAGCAACGCTAGCGATGACACCGGCCGACGTGGTCGAGACCGTCGTCGACTCGGGTTTGCGGGGACGTGGCGGGGCCGGATTCCCGACCGGGATCAAGTGGCGGACGGTCCTCGGCGCCGACGCGGACCTCAAGTTCGTGTGCTGCAACGCGGACGAGGGCGACTCCGGCACGTACGCGGACCGGATGCTGATCGAGGGCGACCCGTTCACCCTGATCGAGGGGATGACGATCGCGGCGTACGCCGTCGGCGCCGCGGAGGGCTACGTCTACCTGCGCTCGGAGTACCCGGACGCGGTCGCGACGCTCAAGGACGCGATCGAGCGAGCGCGTGACGAAGGCTGGTTGGGGCCGGACATTCTCGGCTCAGGGTTCGGCTTCGACCTGCACGTCCGGGTCGGCGCGGGTGCGTACATCTGCGGCGAAGAGACCTCGATGCTCGAGAGCCTGGAGGGCAAGCGCGGCATGGTCCGCGCGAAGCCCCCGATCCCTGCTCTGGAAGGGCTTTTCGGTCGCCCGACCGTCGTCAACAACGTGTTGTCGTTGGCAACGGTCCCGACGATCCTGGCGCACGGAGCCGCAGAGTATGCGGCGTACGGCACCGGCCGCTCGCTCGGCACCAGCGTCTTCCAGCTCGGCGGGAACGTCGCCCGCGGCGGGATCGTCGAGACCGCGTTCGGGATCACGCTCGGCGAGCTGGTGAACGACTTCGGCGGCGGTACGTCGTCGGGGCGGCCGATACGGGCCGTCCAGGTCGGTGGTCCGCTCGGCGCCTATCTCCCGGTCGAGCAGTTCGACCTGCCGATGGACTACGAGGCGTTCGCGGCGGCCGGTGCGATGGTCGGGCACGGCGGGATCGTGGTGTTCGACGAGACCGTGGACATGGCGGCGATGGCGCGGTTCGCGTTCGAGTTCTGCGCGGCCGAGTCGTGCGGCAAGTGCACGCCGTGCCGGGTCGGCGCCGTCCGCGGCGTCGAGACCATCGACCGGATCGTGTCCGGCACCGACCGCACAAAGAATCTGGTCGTTCTCGAGGACCTGTGCGAACTCATGACCGACGGCTCGCTCTGCGCAATGGGCGGCCTCACCCCGATGCCAGTACGCAGCGCCGTCCGCCATTTCGGAGAGGACTTCCACGTATGA
- a CDS encoding NAD(P)H-dependent oxidoreductase subunit E yields MTSEVVAAAPVPVPGRARRVREIAEELRGLRGALIPILHAVQEEFGYVDQPDVAVIADVLNLAVAEVHGVVTFYKDFRRKAAGRTTVAICQAEACRSVGAVELAEHAKRTVGCGFGETTYDGRLTLEEIYCFGNCALGPAVQVAGKLHGRVTATRLNALLGEAR; encoded by the coding sequence ATGACGAGTGAGGTCGTGGCCGCCGCCCCCGTCCCGGTCCCCGGGCGAGCCAGGAGAGTACGCGAGATCGCCGAGGAATTGCGCGGTCTTCGTGGTGCGCTGATACCGATCCTGCACGCGGTGCAGGAGGAGTTCGGGTACGTCGACCAGCCCGATGTCGCGGTGATCGCCGACGTACTGAACCTCGCGGTCGCCGAGGTGCACGGCGTCGTCACGTTCTACAAGGACTTCCGGCGTAAGGCGGCCGGACGCACCACCGTCGCGATCTGCCAGGCGGAGGCGTGCCGCTCGGTCGGCGCGGTCGAACTCGCCGAGCACGCGAAACGCACGGTCGGCTGTGGGTTCGGCGAGACGACGTACGACGGCCGCCTCACCCTCGAAGAGATCTACTGCTTCGGCAACTGCGCCCTCGGCCCAGCAGTCCAGGTCGCCGGCAAGCTCCACGGCCGAGTCACCGCAACCCGCCTGAACGCCCTCCTCGGGGAGGCCCGATGA
- a CDS encoding M15 family metallopeptidase, which produces MTVLHSTVLLSDDRITSIPAIESGEPLVDLFTRDVLTTGRQFARESVADRLAVADTFLPVGIRLHVVEGLRPIESQQAIWDAYRAELERLHPSISDDDAHVLASRFVSPIEVAPHVAGAAVDLTLIGAHGPLDLGTPIDATPEQSSGACFFAATNLSREARTNRSLLADVLSAAGLVNYPTEWWHWSYGDRYWAFLENHPTALYGPVDVFGVVR; this is translated from the coding sequence ATGACTGTATTACACAGCACCGTATTGCTGAGCGACGATCGCATCACCAGCATCCCGGCGATCGAGAGCGGTGAGCCGCTGGTCGATCTGTTCACCCGGGACGTGCTCACGACCGGGCGGCAATTCGCGCGGGAGAGCGTGGCCGACCGGCTCGCGGTGGCCGACACGTTCCTGCCGGTCGGTATCCGTCTGCACGTCGTCGAGGGACTACGGCCGATCGAGAGCCAGCAGGCGATCTGGGACGCGTACCGCGCGGAGCTGGAGCGGCTGCATCCCAGCATCTCCGACGACGACGCACACGTGCTCGCCAGCCGTTTCGTCTCGCCGATCGAGGTCGCTCCGCATGTCGCGGGCGCGGCGGTCGACCTGACGCTGATCGGCGCACACGGTCCGCTCGACCTCGGTACACCGATCGACGCGACACCTGAACAGAGCAGCGGCGCCTGCTTCTTCGCGGCGACCAACCTCAGCCGCGAGGCACGGACGAACCGCTCGCTGCTGGCCGACGTACTGTCAGCTGCCGGTCTGGTGAACTACCCGACGGAATGGTGGCACTGGTCCTACGGCGACCGCTACTGGGCCTTCCTGGAGAACCACCCAACCGCCCTCTACGGTCCGGTCGATGTGTTCGGGGTGGTGCGATGA
- a CDS encoding D-alanine--D-alanine ligase family protein, whose product MKVAVVMGGASPEHDVSLASGRGIVKAVELLGHMAIPLVIDAEGNWRDGQHEAIEILQACDVTIPALHGEGGEDGSLQGFLEQLHVPYVGSGIAASAVGLDKHLTKAVLKAHGIPVTPGVTLRGAELTDTEAALQKLKVAGLDFPLFVKPANGGSSFGVTRATNLPTLLAAIAEATAFGPQVLVEREMVGREIDLAVLAFPDGRVETAPALEIHADPEQPFFNAAAKYGSSATRFVVPARIDPELAVRLRRTAIDVFEVLGCEGLARVDFFVPRDGEPVVNEINTFPGFTPASQFPRMWAAAGMSYAEVVDTLIRTAVARG is encoded by the coding sequence ATGAAGGTCGCGGTCGTGATGGGTGGGGCGAGTCCGGAGCACGACGTCTCGTTGGCCAGCGGGAGAGGGATCGTGAAGGCCGTCGAACTGCTCGGCCACATGGCGATCCCGCTGGTGATCGATGCTGAAGGCAACTGGCGGGACGGGCAGCACGAAGCGATCGAGATCCTGCAGGCGTGCGATGTCACGATCCCGGCGTTGCACGGCGAGGGCGGGGAGGACGGCAGCCTGCAGGGTTTCCTCGAACAGCTGCACGTCCCGTACGTCGGCAGCGGCATCGCCGCCAGTGCCGTCGGACTGGACAAGCACCTGACCAAGGCGGTCCTGAAGGCACACGGGATCCCGGTGACGCCGGGCGTCACGCTGCGCGGCGCCGAGCTGACCGACACCGAAGCCGCGCTGCAGAAGCTGAAGGTAGCCGGCCTGGACTTCCCGCTGTTCGTGAAACCGGCCAACGGCGGCTCGAGTTTCGGCGTGACCCGCGCGACGAACCTGCCGACGCTGCTGGCCGCGATCGCGGAAGCCACCGCGTTCGGTCCGCAGGTCCTGGTGGAGCGCGAGATGGTAGGTCGCGAGATCGACCTCGCCGTGCTGGCGTTCCCGGACGGGCGGGTGGAGACCGCGCCCGCACTGGAGATTCATGCGGATCCTGAGCAGCCGTTCTTCAACGCGGCCGCGAAGTACGGCAGCAGCGCCACGCGATTCGTCGTACCGGCCCGCATCGATCCCGAGCTGGCAGTGCGACTGCGACGTACGGCGATCGACGTGTTCGAGGTGCTCGGCTGCGAGGGGCTGGCCCGGGTGGACTTCTTCGTACCGCGCGACGGCGAGCCGGTCGTCAACGAGATCAACACGTTCCCCGGCTTCACACCGGCGTCGCAGTTCCCGCGGATGTGGGCCGCGGCGGGGATGTCGTACGCCGAGGTCGTCGACACCCTGATCCGTACGGCGGTCGCGCGCGGATGA
- the alr gene encoding alanine racemase gives MTLVQSRHRPAARGITGLSEAVVDLSAVRDNVRTFRKRVPQDVLAVVKADAFGHGTVPVARAAFEAGATWLGVAHADEALQLRAAGLTVPILTWLYDAAELMLLADVDVDVSVSTVAELQHVVSIPSVHYVHLKLDTGLHRAGSAPDQWIELTRTAAHYEALGAVTVRGIWSHLSHGDSADAVQSKRQHQLLRTGVGLARRAGLRPSVVHLANSAGAITLDAPDTNLVRIGAGLYGIDELGIGLRPAMRLLSKLTQVRRIRAGEGVSYGHDFVADRDTTIGLVPIGYADGVPRAAVRQASVLCRGVRMPVIGRIAMDQFVVDAGDLTVEPGEPVTIFGDGSHGEPTANDWADWARTIPHEIYCGIGSRVTRRYEEGNR, from the coding sequence ATGACCCTGGTTCAGTCCCGCCACCGCCCGGCAGCACGTGGGATCACCGGATTGTCGGAGGCCGTCGTCGACTTGTCCGCCGTCCGCGACAACGTCCGAACGTTCAGAAAACGTGTTCCTCAGGACGTTCTGGCCGTGGTCAAGGCCGACGCGTTCGGGCACGGCACCGTACCGGTGGCTCGGGCAGCCTTCGAGGCCGGCGCGACCTGGCTCGGCGTCGCGCACGCCGACGAAGCGCTACAACTGCGCGCGGCCGGGCTGACCGTTCCCATCCTGACCTGGCTGTACGACGCCGCGGAACTCATGCTTCTGGCCGATGTGGATGTCGACGTCAGCGTCTCCACGGTCGCCGAACTGCAACACGTCGTGTCCATTCCGTCCGTCCACTACGTGCACCTCAAGCTGGACACCGGTTTGCACCGGGCCGGCAGTGCACCTGACCAGTGGATCGAGCTCACCCGAACGGCGGCGCACTACGAGGCGCTCGGCGCCGTCACGGTCCGCGGGATCTGGTCGCACCTCTCGCACGGCGATTCCGCCGACGCTGTGCAGAGCAAGCGGCAACACCAGCTCCTGCGGACCGGGGTGGGTCTCGCGCGCCGGGCCGGCCTGCGGCCAAGTGTCGTCCACCTGGCCAACTCGGCCGGGGCGATCACGCTCGACGCACCGGACACGAACCTGGTCCGGATCGGTGCCGGCCTGTACGGGATCGACGAGCTGGGGATCGGGCTGCGGCCGGCGATGCGGTTGCTGAGCAAGCTGACCCAGGTACGGCGGATCCGCGCCGGCGAAGGGGTTTCGTACGGGCACGACTTCGTGGCGGACCGGGACACGACGATCGGCCTGGTTCCGATCGGGTACGCCGACGGTGTCCCGCGGGCCGCCGTACGGCAGGCGAGCGTGCTGTGCCGCGGCGTACGGATGCCAGTGATCGGGCGGATCGCGATGGATCAGTTCGTCGTCGACGCCGGGGATCTCACGGTCGAGCCCGGCGAACCGGTGACGATCTTCGGCGACGGCTCCCACGGCGAACCGACCGCCAACGACTGGGCGGACTGGGCACGCACGATCCCGCACGAGATCTACTGCGGAATCGGCAGCCGAGTAACCCGCCGCTACGAGGAGGGGAACCGATGA
- a CDS encoding CGNR zinc finger domain-containing protein — MQATDHLQASLQAAIALANTFGSGERQGRPAVPPDAAAIDAVLRLTTNRPPAVDPADYAAGGKTLYDALGRLPDVDRAVELVNALLRETKAAPQLTRDGGAPWHLHFGSPDDANGWLAEFATAVAMLLGSDEAERLHRCEADRCDDLFLDTTRNGNQRFCSTACQNRAKVAAHRARVRNS, encoded by the coding sequence GTGCAAGCCACCGATCATCTGCAAGCGTCGTTGCAGGCAGCGATCGCGCTGGCCAACACCTTCGGATCCGGCGAGCGCCAGGGCCGCCCGGCGGTTCCCCCGGACGCTGCGGCGATCGACGCCGTACTGCGGCTGACCACCAACCGGCCGCCCGCCGTCGATCCCGCCGACTACGCGGCCGGCGGGAAAACGCTGTACGACGCCCTCGGCCGCCTCCCCGACGTCGATCGGGCCGTCGAGCTAGTGAACGCGTTGCTCAGAGAAACGAAGGCCGCGCCGCAGTTGACCCGCGACGGGGGAGCGCCGTGGCACCTGCACTTCGGCAGCCCCGACGACGCGAACGGCTGGCTGGCCGAATTCGCCACCGCCGTCGCGATGCTGCTCGGGAGTGACGAGGCGGAGCGGCTCCACCGGTGCGAGGCCGACCGGTGCGACGACCTGTTCCTGGACACTACGCGGAACGGGAACCAGCGGTTCTGCTCAACCGCCTGTCAGAACCGCGCCAAGGTCGCCGCTCATCGGGCGCGGGTCCGCAACTCCTGA
- a CDS encoding GNAT family N-acetyltransferase codes for MMRRWLEGWRLCRGLAPVIEYDDAYAAVLRLPGRDRELFTRTDDPATVDRLARNLPADTWLTVTTQYGAEIARRLAAAGTQPFEEQKTLMSIDLLAHPRATAETATDGPLEYVKVLVDGAVAAHGMVAIVGDDAVMHDIQTDPAYRRRGLGSVVMGALAGRALERGARTGLLMATTDGFHLYRKLGWSPVATMVTASGVADPRPMSGDLGAVLTGG; via the coding sequence ATGATGAGGCGATGGCTGGAAGGCTGGCGGCTGTGCCGCGGCCTGGCGCCGGTGATCGAGTACGACGATGCGTACGCCGCCGTGCTGCGACTCCCCGGGCGCGACCGTGAACTGTTCACCCGCACCGACGACCCGGCGACCGTGGACCGGCTCGCCCGGAATCTGCCTGCGGATACCTGGCTGACCGTCACCACGCAGTACGGCGCGGAGATCGCCCGCCGGCTGGCCGCTGCCGGGACGCAGCCGTTCGAAGAGCAGAAGACGCTGATGTCGATCGACCTGCTCGCGCACCCGCGCGCGACGGCCGAGACCGCAACCGACGGCCCGCTGGAGTACGTGAAAGTCCTCGTGGACGGCGCCGTCGCGGCGCATGGCATGGTGGCGATCGTCGGCGACGACGCCGTCATGCACGACATCCAGACCGATCCGGCGTACCGGCGACGGGGACTGGGCAGCGTGGTGATGGGCGCACTGGCCGGACGAGCGCTCGAGCGCGGCGCGCGGACCGGCCTGTTGATGGCCACGACCGACGGCTTCCACCTCTATCGCAAGCTCGGTTGGTCGCCGGTGGCCACCATGGTCACGGCGTCAGGAGTTGCGGACCCGCGCCCGATGAGCGGCGACCTTGGCGCGGTTCTGACAGGCGGTTGA